In a genomic window of Balaenoptera ricei isolate mBalRic1 chromosome 3, mBalRic1.hap2, whole genome shotgun sequence:
- the NDUFS6 gene encoding NADH dehydrogenase [ubiquinone] iron-sulfur protein 6, mitochondrial, with amino-acid sequence MAAAVTFLRLLGRGGAAARRLPGAARCFGVRTSPTGEKVTHTGQVYGNKDYRKVRFVGRQKEVNENFAIDLIAEQPVSQVESRVISCDGGGGALGHPKVYINLDKETKTGTCGYCGLQFRQPCH; translated from the coding sequence ATGGCGGCGGCGGTGACCTTCCTCAGGCTGCTGGGCCGGGGAGGCGCGGCGGCGCGGAGACTGCCCGGGGCCGCCAGGTGCTTCGGGGTGCGGACCTCGCCCACCGGGGAGAAGGTCACGCACACCGGCCAGGTTTATGGCAATAAAGACTACAGGAAAGTTCGATTTGTGGGTCGTCAGAAAGAGGTGAATGAGAACTTTGCCATCGACCTGATAGCAGAGCAGCCTGTGAGCCAAGTTGAAAGTCGAGTGATATCGTGTGATGGTGGGGGAGGCGCCCTGGGCCACCCCAAAGTGTACATAAACCTGGACAAAGAAACGAAGACGGGGACGTGCGGCTACTGTGGCCTGCAGTTCCGGCAGCCCTGCCACTAG
- the RPS23 gene encoding small ribosomal subunit protein uS12, with translation MGKCRGLRTARKLRSHRRDQKWHDKQYKKAHLGTALKANPFGGASHAKGIVLEKVGVEAKQPNSAIRKCVRVQLIKNGKKITAFVPNDGCLNFIEENDEVLVAGFGRKGHAVGDIPGVRFKVVKVANVSLLALYKGKKERPRS, from the exons ATGG GCAAGTGTCGCGGTCTTCGTACTGCCAGGAAGCTCCGTAGCCACCGACGAGACCAAAAGTGGCATGATAAACAGTACAAGAAAGCCCATTTGGGCACAGCCCTGAAGGCCAACCCTTTTGGAGGTGCTTCTCATGCCAAGGGAATTGTGCTTGAAAAAGT AGGGGTTGAAGCCAAACAGCCAAATTCTGCCATCAGGAAGTGTGTCAGGGTTCAACTAATCAAGAATGGCAAAAAAATCACCGCCTTTGTACCCAATGATGgttgtttgaattttattgag GAAAATGATGAAGTTCTGGTTGCTGGATTTGGTCGCAAAGGTCATGCTGTTGGTGACATTCCTGGAGTCCGCTTTAAGGTTGTCAAAGTAGCCAATGTCTCTCTTTTGGCCTTATACAAAGGCAAGAAGGAAAGACCAAGATCATAA